The DNA window ATAATTGATAAAGCACCATAAACCTGCATTTGTCGTGTAAACAACACTCGGGTTGGCATAGTAAAGAAGTGTTTTGAAATGAGATGGCTCTCAGTTCTCACATAGACATACTGGTATGTTGCTGTAATAATTAACCAGAAGAGAATCCTGACCATGGAATTCACCAAATGCATGTTATACAGCATACGTCTTTCACAACAAAGCCATGATCCAggataaacctgtgtgaaacgGTGAGACTCAAGACACTCCAGTATAGTAACTATGAACATTAGTCATATTCCCACTGTTCCCAGCTAATTCCCTGATTCCCTGAGGGCTAACCCAGGTTTTACTATGATAATGCCAGCAGCAAATGAGTCAGTGGTGTGTTCGAAATCGCATAGTAacgtactgcatactacattCTAAATCTGTATGTACTGCTTACTGCCTAAATTAACCATATGCCATTACCATGAAGTATACTCGAGCTATATGTCTGCATCACATGACCGAATAGATCACCAGTAGAGCTTCAAGGAATGTTTTAGGCAGTACAATATTGATTTAGGTAGAAGATGAAGATGCTGCAACACCTAAAAACCAGCCTGTAGGGGATTGAATACTTTCATATCTGAATCTGAACTAGAGCTTAACGACTGGCacttttttgacaattttgattaggaaataaatagaTTGGAAAACTCCCAAACCTATCCATCTTAAGCCGCGTAGCCCTGGCACAATGATTTAGAAACCAGTTTGACTCAAACAGCAATACACTGCCCaagccaaaaacaacatttcagagATGTATTAAATGCAAATATTACAAAGGCGACATAATAAGATAGTTATTTATGGGTTGCAAATTAAATACCCTTCAAATTATAGCTGTCTGCAGTGAACCTAAAAGCTATTCTGTCATATTAGCCAAATAAAAGCACAGTGAGTAACACAAGATTAGTAAGTTATATGGCTTCTGTCCAAACACTCAAGGAGCATATGGTACATTGCTGAGCAAGATTTcctgaaaatataaattaagtAATTCCACACCTGAAAGAACGTAACCTGCAAAATATGTCCAGAGATTATCTGTAAACAAATATCAGGGCCAAGCCACTTTTGCATGCCCTGGAACCATCTCTAAATTAATATGGAAGTTGTCTATTTCTGAAGTCCTTTTTGCACACATGATGGCAAGCAGAGATTTCTTGTGGCACACACGTTGAGTGTTCTTCTTATGTGATGGGGGAACTGGAGTGTCTTGATCCTTAGATGGGTCTCCGTTGGCAGCAGGGTTAGTGATGACGCACATTTGAGGGTAGTGTCTGAAGCGTTCGAAAGCATCCTTGCACTTCTCACAGCTGTGGTCCTTTAATGCCACCATAGGAGGTTGAGCACACGAGTTGGATGAAGGGAATTGGTTGGTCTGTCTGTGGATTGAGGGAAGTCTGACCCTAAACTCTGGGTTGGAGCAGCATTTAGCCGGTCCCTTGGAGCAGTGGCAGCCCTGCAgacaggagtgacatagagtacCCAGGTCCCTGCGCAACACCCTGCGGATGTTCGGCCTCAGCATTAGGTAGATGATGGGGTTGTAGATGGTGGAGGACTTGGCAAACATGGCTGGCAAGGCAAATGCCAGAGGGGGGATGTTCTTAATGTGTCCAAAGGCAGCCCACATAGACACCACAGCGTATGGACTCCATGCCGCAAAGAAACCGATGCAGACAGCAACACTTAGCttgcaggaaaaaaagatgacagTAGAGAAAAGTTTAAttgatattatttaaaaaaaaaaaaaatacatacttttaaaaaacagcttttgGTACTTTTCACAGAACAGTGTATTTAGAGTATAAATCTGGTGTTAATCTATatgtttcttattgtcaacaaatcccatgaaaaaaacaaaaccaccaATGCGTTAGTACATCTGAGATATTTGGTGTCAATAAGAAAattatagaatatcaccagattTATCCtgtaaaagcaaaatataaaatataaacagtgATTGTGTGGCTGACTGaatttgataatttttttttagccttttttaTTATGAATCAGAGTTATTCTTAGGGAGGGCATactgtatgatgatgatgattatcaGCAAAGGCAGCAGTAGCTTCTCATCCATCACAGTACAACCAGAGCCAATTCCTGCTAATGAGAAGCTCCATCACTGGAGGATCTATTCAGGTCACTGCCAATTTCTGTGAAGAGAGTGAAAAATTCTCTAGAGAACTCTTGTCTCCAAGGAGGAGCTTTGATATTTTACCCCCAGATCCCCAGACGCTATACCGGAGAGCGTAAAAGCACATATGAGCCAAGTGGTACCTTTGGCATGATTGAAGTAATAATTTATGTTTATTAGACTTCCCTCTTACCTTAACAATAATTGTCTGGATGCTGCTCATGTGTGTCTGCCTCGACGCATGCTGCTCCATATTCTTGCGGGATGCCTGCACCGTGACCAGAATGCCCGTGTAGGATGCTACGATAACGCAGCATGGAAGGATGTAGCAGAAGACGAACAGTGCCACAGTGTAGGAGCGTGCTGTAGAGTGCTGATTGGACAGGCGCCAGTCAATGCAACAGGCGGTGCCATAAGGCTCTGGTCCATATTTCCCCCAGTTGGCCAGCGGGGAGCAGGCAAACAACAGGGCATAGGCCCAAGCACAGGCAATGAGCAGA is part of the Sebastes umbrosus isolate fSebUmb1 chromosome 12, fSebUmb1.pri, whole genome shotgun sequence genome and encodes:
- the opn7a gene encoding opsin 7, group member a, which translates into the protein MGLLDEDIAFHSNIPVPLDITVAVVYSVFGLCSLFGNSTLLYVSYKKKHLLKPAEYFIINLAISDLGLTLSLYPMAITSSFYHRWLYGKTICSLYAFCGMLFGICSLTTLTLLSMVCFVKVCYPLYGNRFNSVHGRLLIACAWAYALLFACSPLANWGKYGPEPYGTACCIDWRLSNQHSTARSYTVALFVFCYILPCCVIVASYTGILVTVQASRKNMEQHASRQTHMSSIQTIIVKLSVAVCIGFFAAWSPYAVVSMWAAFGHIKNIPPLAFALPAMFAKSSTIYNPIIYLMLRPNIRRVLRRDLGTLCHSCLQGCHCSKGPAKCCSNPEFRVRLPSIHRQTNQFPSSNSCAQPPMVALKDHSCEKCKDAFERFRHYPQMCVITNPAANGDPSKDQDTPVPPSHKKNTQRVCHKKSLLAIMCAKRTSEIDNFHINLEMVPGHAKVAWP